The Mustela lutreola isolate mMusLut2 chromosome 3, mMusLut2.pri, whole genome shotgun sequence genome includes a region encoding these proteins:
- the CHRND gene encoding acetylcholine receptor subunit delta isoform X1: protein MEGPRLTLGLLAILVVCGSWGLNEEERLIRHLFEEKGYNKELRPAHQGESVEVSLALTLSNLISLKEVEETLTTNVWIEHGWTDSRLQWNAEEFGNISVLRLPPDMLWLPEIVLENNNDGSFQISYSCNVLIYPSGYVYWLPPAIFRSSCPISVTYFPFDWQNCSLKFSSLKYTAKEITLSLKQEEEEGRFYPVEWIIIDPEGFTENGEWEIVHRPARINMDLSVPLDSPGRQDVSFYLIIRRKPLFYVINILVPCVLISFMINLVFYLPADSGEKTSMAISVLLAQSVFLLLISKRLPATSIAIPLIGKFLLFGMVLVTMVVVICVIVLNIHFRTPSTHVLSEGVKKLFLETLPELLHMSRPADNGPGPGALVRRSSSLGYISKAEEYFLLKSRSDLMFEKQSERHGLARRLTTARRLPPGSEQAQQELLSELKPAVDGANFIVSHMKDQNSYNEEKDCWNRVARTVDRLCLFVVTPIMVVGTTWIFLQGAYNQPPPQPFPGDPFSYHEQDKRFI from the exons ATGGAGGGACCCAGGCTGACGCTGGGGCTGCTGGCTATACTGGTTGTTTGTG GTAGCTGGGGCCTGAACGAGGAGGAACGGCTAATTCGGCACCTATTCGAAGAGAAAGGCTACAACAAGGAGCTCCGGCCGGCACACCAGGGGGAGAGTGTAGAGGTCTCGCTGGCCCTCACACTCTCCAACCTCATCTCCCTG AAAGAAGTGGAGGAGACCCTCACCACTAACGTGTGGATTGAGCAC GGCTGGACAGACAGCCGGCTGCAGTGGAATGCTGAAGAATTTGGGAATATCAGTGTCCTGCGCCTGCCCCCTGACATGCTGTGGCTCCCAGAGATTGTGCTGGAGAACAA CAACGACGGCTCCTTCCAGATTTCCTACTCCTGCAATGTGCTCATCTACCCCTCGGGCTATGTGTACTGGCTGCCACCCGCCATCTTCCGCTCTTCCTGCCCCATCTCCGTCACCTACTTCCCCTTTGACTGGCAGAACTGCTCCCTCAAGTTCAG TTCCCTCAAGTACACAGCCAAGGAGATCACCCTGAGTCTGaagcaagaggaagaagagggccGCTTCTACCCTGTGGAGTGGATCATCATTGACCCCGAGGGCTTCACAG AgaatggggagtgggagatagtGCACCGGCCAGCCAGGATCaacatggacctcagtgtcccACTGGACAGTCCAGGCCGCCAGGACGTCTCCTTCTACCTCATCATCCGCCGCAAGCCCCTCTTCTACGTCATCAACATCCTGGTACCCTGCGTGCTCATCTCCTTCATGATCAACCTGGTCTTCTACCTGCCGGCCGACA GTGGCGAGAAGACGTCGATGGCCATCTCAGTGCTCCTGGCTCAGTCTGTCTTCCTGCTGCTCATCTCCAAGAGGCTGCCAGCCACGTCCATCGCCATCCCCCTCATTGGCAA ATTCCTGCTCTTCGGCATGGTGTTGGTGACCATGGTCGTCGTGATCTGTGTCATCGTGCTCAACATCCACTTCCGCACCCCCAGCACGCACGTGCTGTCTGAGGGGGTCAAGAAG CTCTTCCTGGAGACCCTGCCGGAACTGCTACACATGTCCCGCCCGGCGGACAATGGACCTGGTCCGGGGGCTCTGGTCCGGAGGAGCAGCTCCCTGGGCTACATTTCCAAGGCTGAGGAGTACTTCCTGCTCAAGTCCCGAAGTGACCTCATGTTTGAGAAGCAGTCCGAGCGCCACGGCCTGGCCCGGCGCCTCACCACCGCAC GCCGGCTCCCTCCAGGCTCTGAGCAGGCCCAGCAGGAGCTCTTGAGTGAGCTGAAGCCAGCCGTGGATGGGGCCAACTTCATCGTCAGCCACATGAAGGACCAGAACAGTTATAATGAG gagaAGGACTGCTGGAACCGAGTGGCCCGCACAGTGGACCGACTCTGCCTGTTCGTGGTGACACCCATCATGGTGGTGGGCACGACCTGGATCTTCCTGCAAGGCGCCTACAACCAGCCTCCACCTCAGCCTTTCCCTGGGGACCCCTTCTCCTACCATGAGCAGGACAAGCGCTTCATCTAG
- the CHRND gene encoding acetylcholine receptor subunit delta isoform X4 — translation MLKNLGISVSCACPLTCCGSQRFNDGSFQISYSCNVLIYPSGYVYWLPPAIFRSSCPISVTYFPFDWQNCSLKFSSLKYTAKEITLSLKQEEEEGRFYPVEWIIIDPEGFTENGEWEIVHRPARINMDLSVPLDSPGRQDVSFYLIIRRKPLFYVINILVPCVLISFMINLVFYLPADSGEKTSMAISVLLAQSVFLLLISKRLPATSIAIPLIGKFLLFGMVLVTMVVVICVIVLNIHFRTPSTHVLSEGVKKLFLETLPELLHMSRPADNGPGPGALVRRSSSLGYISKAEEYFLLKSRSDLMFEKQSERHGLARRLTTARRLPPGSEQAQQELLSELKPAVDGANFIVSHMKDQNSYNEEKDCWNRVARTVDRLCLFVVTPIMVVGTTWIFLQGAYNQPPPQPFPGDPFSYHEQDKRFI, via the exons ATGCTGAAGAATTTGGGAATATCAGTGTCCTGCGCCTGCCCCCTGACATGCTGTGGCTCCCAGAGATT CAACGACGGCTCCTTCCAGATTTCCTACTCCTGCAATGTGCTCATCTACCCCTCGGGCTATGTGTACTGGCTGCCACCCGCCATCTTCCGCTCTTCCTGCCCCATCTCCGTCACCTACTTCCCCTTTGACTGGCAGAACTGCTCCCTCAAGTTCAG TTCCCTCAAGTACACAGCCAAGGAGATCACCCTGAGTCTGaagcaagaggaagaagagggccGCTTCTACCCTGTGGAGTGGATCATCATTGACCCCGAGGGCTTCACAG AgaatggggagtgggagatagtGCACCGGCCAGCCAGGATCaacatggacctcagtgtcccACTGGACAGTCCAGGCCGCCAGGACGTCTCCTTCTACCTCATCATCCGCCGCAAGCCCCTCTTCTACGTCATCAACATCCTGGTACCCTGCGTGCTCATCTCCTTCATGATCAACCTGGTCTTCTACCTGCCGGCCGACA GTGGCGAGAAGACGTCGATGGCCATCTCAGTGCTCCTGGCTCAGTCTGTCTTCCTGCTGCTCATCTCCAAGAGGCTGCCAGCCACGTCCATCGCCATCCCCCTCATTGGCAA ATTCCTGCTCTTCGGCATGGTGTTGGTGACCATGGTCGTCGTGATCTGTGTCATCGTGCTCAACATCCACTTCCGCACCCCCAGCACGCACGTGCTGTCTGAGGGGGTCAAGAAG CTCTTCCTGGAGACCCTGCCGGAACTGCTACACATGTCCCGCCCGGCGGACAATGGACCTGGTCCGGGGGCTCTGGTCCGGAGGAGCAGCTCCCTGGGCTACATTTCCAAGGCTGAGGAGTACTTCCTGCTCAAGTCCCGAAGTGACCTCATGTTTGAGAAGCAGTCCGAGCGCCACGGCCTGGCCCGGCGCCTCACCACCGCAC GCCGGCTCCCTCCAGGCTCTGAGCAGGCCCAGCAGGAGCTCTTGAGTGAGCTGAAGCCAGCCGTGGATGGGGCCAACTTCATCGTCAGCCACATGAAGGACCAGAACAGTTATAATGAG gagaAGGACTGCTGGAACCGAGTGGCCCGCACAGTGGACCGACTCTGCCTGTTCGTGGTGACACCCATCATGGTGGTGGGCACGACCTGGATCTTCCTGCAAGGCGCCTACAACCAGCCTCCACCTCAGCCTTTCCCTGGGGACCCCTTCTCCTACCATGAGCAGGACAAGCGCTTCATCTAG
- the CHRND gene encoding acetylcholine receptor subunit delta isoform X3 encodes MLKNLGISVSCACPLTCCGSQRLCWRTTTTAPSRFPTPAMCSSTPRAMCTGCHPPSSALPAPSPSPTSPLTGRTAPSSSGGEKTSMAISVLLAQSVFLLLISKRLPATSIAIPLIGKFLLFGMVLVTMVVVICVIVLNIHFRTPSTHVLSEGVKKLFLETLPELLHMSRPADNGPGPGALVRRSSSLGYISKAEEYFLLKSRSDLMFEKQSERHGLARRLTTARRLPPGSEQAQQELLSELKPAVDGANFIVSHMKDQNSYNEEKDCWNRVARTVDRLCLFVVTPIMVVGTTWIFLQGAYNQPPPQPFPGDPFSYHEQDKRFI; translated from the exons ATGCTGAAGAATTTGGGAATATCAGTGTCCTGCGCCTGCCCCCTGACATGCTGTGGCTCCCAGAGATTGTGCTGGAGAACAA CAACGACGGCTCCTTCCAGATTTCCTACTCCTGCAATGTGCTCATCTACCCCTCGGGCTATGTGTACTGGCTGCCACCCGCCATCTTCCGCTCTTCCTGCCCCATCTCCGTCACCTACTTCCCCTTTGACTGGCAGAACTGCTCCCTCAAGTTCAG GTGGCGAGAAGACGTCGATGGCCATCTCAGTGCTCCTGGCTCAGTCTGTCTTCCTGCTGCTCATCTCCAAGAGGCTGCCAGCCACGTCCATCGCCATCCCCCTCATTGGCAA ATTCCTGCTCTTCGGCATGGTGTTGGTGACCATGGTCGTCGTGATCTGTGTCATCGTGCTCAACATCCACTTCCGCACCCCCAGCACGCACGTGCTGTCTGAGGGGGTCAAGAAG CTCTTCCTGGAGACCCTGCCGGAACTGCTACACATGTCCCGCCCGGCGGACAATGGACCTGGTCCGGGGGCTCTGGTCCGGAGGAGCAGCTCCCTGGGCTACATTTCCAAGGCTGAGGAGTACTTCCTGCTCAAGTCCCGAAGTGACCTCATGTTTGAGAAGCAGTCCGAGCGCCACGGCCTGGCCCGGCGCCTCACCACCGCAC GCCGGCTCCCTCCAGGCTCTGAGCAGGCCCAGCAGGAGCTCTTGAGTGAGCTGAAGCCAGCCGTGGATGGGGCCAACTTCATCGTCAGCCACATGAAGGACCAGAACAGTTATAATGAG gagaAGGACTGCTGGAACCGAGTGGCCCGCACAGTGGACCGACTCTGCCTGTTCGTGGTGACACCCATCATGGTGGTGGGCACGACCTGGATCTTCCTGCAAGGCGCCTACAACCAGCCTCCACCTCAGCCTTTCCCTGGGGACCCCTTCTCCTACCATGAGCAGGACAAGCGCTTCATCTAG
- the CHRND gene encoding acetylcholine receptor subunit delta isoform X2 gives MEGPRLTLGLLAILVVCGSWGLNEEERLIRHLFEEKGYNKELRPAHQGESVEVSLALTLSNLISLGWTDSRLQWNAEEFGNISVLRLPPDMLWLPEIVLENNNDGSFQISYSCNVLIYPSGYVYWLPPAIFRSSCPISVTYFPFDWQNCSLKFSSLKYTAKEITLSLKQEEEEGRFYPVEWIIIDPEGFTENGEWEIVHRPARINMDLSVPLDSPGRQDVSFYLIIRRKPLFYVINILVPCVLISFMINLVFYLPADSGEKTSMAISVLLAQSVFLLLISKRLPATSIAIPLIGKFLLFGMVLVTMVVVICVIVLNIHFRTPSTHVLSEGVKKLFLETLPELLHMSRPADNGPGPGALVRRSSSLGYISKAEEYFLLKSRSDLMFEKQSERHGLARRLTTARRLPPGSEQAQQELLSELKPAVDGANFIVSHMKDQNSYNEEKDCWNRVARTVDRLCLFVVTPIMVVGTTWIFLQGAYNQPPPQPFPGDPFSYHEQDKRFI, from the exons ATGGAGGGACCCAGGCTGACGCTGGGGCTGCTGGCTATACTGGTTGTTTGTG GTAGCTGGGGCCTGAACGAGGAGGAACGGCTAATTCGGCACCTATTCGAAGAGAAAGGCTACAACAAGGAGCTCCGGCCGGCACACCAGGGGGAGAGTGTAGAGGTCTCGCTGGCCCTCACACTCTCCAACCTCATCTCCCTG GGCTGGACAGACAGCCGGCTGCAGTGGAATGCTGAAGAATTTGGGAATATCAGTGTCCTGCGCCTGCCCCCTGACATGCTGTGGCTCCCAGAGATTGTGCTGGAGAACAA CAACGACGGCTCCTTCCAGATTTCCTACTCCTGCAATGTGCTCATCTACCCCTCGGGCTATGTGTACTGGCTGCCACCCGCCATCTTCCGCTCTTCCTGCCCCATCTCCGTCACCTACTTCCCCTTTGACTGGCAGAACTGCTCCCTCAAGTTCAG TTCCCTCAAGTACACAGCCAAGGAGATCACCCTGAGTCTGaagcaagaggaagaagagggccGCTTCTACCCTGTGGAGTGGATCATCATTGACCCCGAGGGCTTCACAG AgaatggggagtgggagatagtGCACCGGCCAGCCAGGATCaacatggacctcagtgtcccACTGGACAGTCCAGGCCGCCAGGACGTCTCCTTCTACCTCATCATCCGCCGCAAGCCCCTCTTCTACGTCATCAACATCCTGGTACCCTGCGTGCTCATCTCCTTCATGATCAACCTGGTCTTCTACCTGCCGGCCGACA GTGGCGAGAAGACGTCGATGGCCATCTCAGTGCTCCTGGCTCAGTCTGTCTTCCTGCTGCTCATCTCCAAGAGGCTGCCAGCCACGTCCATCGCCATCCCCCTCATTGGCAA ATTCCTGCTCTTCGGCATGGTGTTGGTGACCATGGTCGTCGTGATCTGTGTCATCGTGCTCAACATCCACTTCCGCACCCCCAGCACGCACGTGCTGTCTGAGGGGGTCAAGAAG CTCTTCCTGGAGACCCTGCCGGAACTGCTACACATGTCCCGCCCGGCGGACAATGGACCTGGTCCGGGGGCTCTGGTCCGGAGGAGCAGCTCCCTGGGCTACATTTCCAAGGCTGAGGAGTACTTCCTGCTCAAGTCCCGAAGTGACCTCATGTTTGAGAAGCAGTCCGAGCGCCACGGCCTGGCCCGGCGCCTCACCACCGCAC GCCGGCTCCCTCCAGGCTCTGAGCAGGCCCAGCAGGAGCTCTTGAGTGAGCTGAAGCCAGCCGTGGATGGGGCCAACTTCATCGTCAGCCACATGAAGGACCAGAACAGTTATAATGAG gagaAGGACTGCTGGAACCGAGTGGCCCGCACAGTGGACCGACTCTGCCTGTTCGTGGTGACACCCATCATGGTGGTGGGCACGACCTGGATCTTCCTGCAAGGCGCCTACAACCAGCCTCCACCTCAGCCTTTCCCTGGGGACCCCTTCTCCTACCATGAGCAGGACAAGCGCTTCATCTAG
- the PRSS56 gene encoding serine protease 56: MLLLVLLLLLPLSDPWAVHGHPLYMHLPPSILQALSAHGTRALQAAQRSAQWTVNRVAMEIRHRLHECSGCANHTIPCPGPCGERRPSSVNVTRAHGRIVGGSAAPPGAWPWLVRLQLGGQPLCGGVLVAASWVLTAAHCFAGARCDSFGVVWRATHARAGLCCPLAAVTALPCSRPQGALAAQPGCGLSGNTRLGEAPELTGGARLSPAHLPCPARRAETERALHVGLLSGARGRRAGSQGTRRLSRSAQNELLWTVTLAEGPQGEQAEEVPVNRILPHPQFDPRTFHNDLALVQLWTPVSPVGAWRPVCLPRGPREPPAGTACAIAGWGALFEDGPEAEAVREARVPLLSTDTCKRALGPELHPSSMLCAGYLAGGVDSCQGDSGGPLTCSEPGPRPREVLYGVTSWGDGCGEPGKPGVYTRVAVFKDWLQEQMSANPSSREPSCRELLAWEPPGEPPANAAPPCAFYARLCPGPAAACARLAHQQCLQRRRRCELRSLAHTLLGLLRGAQELLGPNPGMRRLAPTLARPALSLPEPPRHPAREQRLHPGSRAAGARFSKRRPEQRVEANGCPGLESLQQKLTTLQGTHAWILQVPAEHLAMDFHEVLADLGSKTLTGLFRAWVRAGLGGQHVVFGGLVGLEPATMARSLPRLLVQALQAFRLAALAEAEGARMGSRQSQGLGRKGHPPLSPQISPARGP, translated from the exons ATGCTGCTGcttgtgctgctgctgctgctgcccctctCAGACCCATGGGCTGTCCATGGGCACCCACTCTACATGCACCTGCCCCCCAGCATCCTGCAAG CTCTGTCAGCCCATGGCACGAGAGCACTGCAGGCCGCCCAGAGGAGCGCCCAGTGGACAGTTAATCGAGTGGCGATGGAGATTCGACACAGACTGCATGAGTGCAGTGGCTGTGCCAACCATACCATCCCGTGCCCGG GGCCTTGTGGCGAGAGGCGCCCAAGCTCTGTCAACGTGACACGGGCCCACGGCCGCATTGTTGGGGGCAGCGCTGCTCCGCCCGGAGCCTGGCCCTGGCTGGTGAGGCTGCAGCTCGGAGGGCAGCCTCTGTGTGGCGGCGTCCTGGTGGCGGCGTCCTGGGTGCTCACCGCGGCGCACTGCTTCGCGGG TGCGCGGTGTGACTCTTTTGGGGTCGTCTGGCGGGCGACACACGCGAGGGCCGGTCTCTGCTGCCCCCTGGCGGCGGTCACCGCCTTGCCCTGCTCCCGGCCTCAAGGCGCCCTCGCCGCCCAGCCTGGGTGCGGATTATCTGGGAACACCCGGCTGGGCGAGGCTCCTGAACTTACTGGAGGGGCCCGCCTCTCCCCCGCCCACCTTCCCTGCCCCGCGAGAAGAGCGGAGACAGAGAGAGCCCTGCATGTGGGCCTGCTGAGTGGTGCCCGTGGGCGGAGGGCAGGGTCTCAGGGGACTCGCCGCTTGTCCCGCAGTGCCCAGAACGAGCTTCTGTGGACAGTGACGCTAGCCGAGGGGCCCCAGGGGGAGCAAGCAGAGGAGGTGCCGGTGAACCGCATCTTGCCGCACCCCCAG TTTGACCCGCGGACCTTCCACAACGACCTGGCCCTGGTGCAGCTGTGGACGCCCGTGAGCCCGGTTGGGGCGTGGCGCCCTGTGTGCCTGCCCCGGGGGCCCCGGGAACCCCCAGCCGGCACCGCTTGCGCCATCGCGGGCTGGGGGGCCCTCTTCGAAG ATGGGCCTGAGGCGGAGGCGGTGAGAGAGGCAAGAGTGCCCCTGCTCAGCACTGACACCTGCAAAAGGGCCCTGGGGCCCGAGCTGCACCCCAGCAGCATGCTATGTGCTGGCTACCTGGCCGGGGGCGTGGACTCCTGCCAG GGTGACTCTGGAGGCCCCCTGACCTGTTCTGAGCCTGGGCCCCGCCCCAGGGAGGTCCTGTATGGAGTCACCTCCTGGGGGGATGGATGCGGAGAGCCAGGGAAGCCTGGGGTCTACACTCGTGTGGCCGTGTTCAAAGACTGGCTCCAGGAACAGATGAGTG caaACCCCTCCAGCCGGGAGCCCAGTTGCAGGGAGCTGCTGGCCTGGGAGCCCCCCGGGGAGCCGCCGGCAAACGCCGCCCCGCCCTGCGCCTTCTACGCCCGCCTGTGCCCTGGGCCCGCGGCCGCCTGCGCGCGTCTGGCGCACCAGCAGTGCCTGCAGCGCCGAAGGCGATGCG AGCTGCGCTCGCTGGCGCACACCCTGCTGGGCCTGCTGCGGGGCGCTCAGGAACTGCTTGGCCCGAACCCAGGGATGCGGCGCCTGGCCCCCACCCTGGCTCGCCCCGCTCTGTCGCTCCCGGAGCCTCCCAGACACCCCGCCCGCGAGCAGCGGCTGCACCCAG GATCGAGGGCTGCGGGCGCTCGGTTCTCGAAGCGGAGGCCAGAGCAGCGCGTGGAAGCGAACG GTTGCCCTGGGCTAGAGAGTCTGCAACAGAAGTTGACCACCCTTCAAGGCACCCATGCCTGGATCCTGCAGGTCCCAGCAGAGCACTTGGCCATGGACTTCCACGAG gTCCTGGCCGATCTGGGCTCCAAGACGCTGACCGGCCTCTTCCGAGCCTGGGTGCGGGCAGGCTTGGGGGGCCAACACGTGGTCTTCGGGGGCCTGGTAGGCCTGGAGCCGGCCACGATGGCTCGCAGCCTCCCCCGCTTGCTGGTGCAGGCCCTGCAGGCCTTCCGTTTGGCCGcactggcagaggcagagggggcccGGATGGGTTCAAGGcagagccaggggctggggaggaaggggcaccCCCCACTCAGTCCTCAGATTTCCCCAGCCAGGGGGCCATGA